One region of Caldimonas thermodepolymerans genomic DNA includes:
- a CDS encoding DUF484 family protein yields MSIQGITEDDIANYLVQTPGFFERHAELLATIRLTSPHGNRAVSLQERQMEMLREKIKGLELKIVEMIRHGQENMAIVDKLHRWTRAIMLTADPADVPSVMAEELKNQFLIPQAAVRVWGVKPEYADRPFAQGVKEDTKSFATSLTMPYCGVNSGFEPVGWLQDPGTVMSLALIPLRHAESAPAFGLLVLGSPDPTRYTADMGTDLLVRVGELASAGLARLVPAA; encoded by the coding sequence ATGAGCATCCAGGGCATCACCGAAGACGACATCGCCAACTACCTCGTGCAGACGCCCGGGTTCTTCGAGCGGCATGCCGAGCTGCTGGCCACCATCCGGCTGACCAGCCCGCACGGCAACCGCGCCGTTTCGCTGCAGGAGCGGCAGATGGAAATGCTGCGCGAGAAGATCAAGGGCCTGGAGCTGAAGATCGTCGAGATGATCCGGCACGGCCAGGAGAACATGGCCATCGTCGACAAGCTGCACCGCTGGACGCGCGCGATCATGCTGACCGCCGACCCGGCCGACGTGCCGTCGGTGATGGCCGAGGAACTGAAGAACCAGTTCCTGATCCCGCAGGCCGCAGTGCGCGTCTGGGGCGTCAAGCCCGAGTACGCCGACCGCCCGTTCGCGCAGGGCGTCAAGGAGGACACCAAGTCCTTCGCGACCAGCCTGACCATGCCCTACTGCGGCGTCAATTCCGGCTTCGAGCCGGTGGGCTGGCTGCAGGACCCGGGCACGGTGATGTCGCTGGCGCTGATCCCGCTGCGCCATGCCGAGTCCGCCCCGGCCTTCGGGCTGCTGGTGCTGGGCTCGCCCGACCCGACCCGCTACACCGCCGACATGGGCACCGACCTGCTGGTGCGTGTCGGCGAGCTCGCCAGCGCCGGGCTGGCGCGGCTGGTGCCGGCCGCCTGA
- a CDS encoding lysophospholipid acyltransferase family protein, with the protein MLTLFRLLSRWPLGLLHVLGAGLGWLTWLLSPTYRRRLHRNAAQAGVAPAQARAAVAEAGRMVMELPWLWMRPADRPLGDKLRWQGEACIEEAHRRGKGIVFLTPHLGCFEVTAQGYAERYGATHGPITVLYRPPRKAAIRPLVEAARRRPGLATAPATLAGVRQMIRALRQGQAVGLLPDQVPPEGMGVWAPFFGRPAYTMTLAARLAQQTGASIVLAWGERLRRGAGYVIHLEPFDEPLPDLAADQGQSAATAINRAMERLILRCPGQYLWGYHRYKQPRREAAPAGAAESS; encoded by the coding sequence ATGCTCACGCTGTTCCGTCTGCTGTCACGTTGGCCCTTGGGGCTATTGCACGTCCTTGGTGCAGGACTGGGCTGGCTGACCTGGCTGCTGTCGCCCACCTACCGCCGACGGCTGCACCGCAACGCGGCGCAGGCGGGCGTGGCGCCGGCGCAGGCGCGCGCGGCGGTGGCCGAGGCCGGACGCATGGTGATGGAACTGCCCTGGCTGTGGATGCGCCCGGCGGACCGGCCGCTGGGGGACAAGCTGCGCTGGCAGGGCGAGGCCTGCATCGAGGAAGCCCATCGGCGCGGCAAGGGCATCGTGTTCCTGACCCCGCACCTGGGCTGCTTCGAGGTGACCGCGCAGGGCTATGCCGAGCGCTACGGCGCGACGCACGGTCCGATCACGGTGCTGTACCGGCCGCCACGCAAGGCCGCGATCCGGCCGCTGGTGGAGGCGGCGCGGCGCCGCCCGGGGCTCGCGACCGCGCCGGCCACGCTGGCCGGGGTGCGGCAGATGATCCGCGCGCTGCGCCAGGGGCAGGCGGTCGGCCTGCTGCCCGACCAGGTGCCGCCCGAGGGCATGGGCGTGTGGGCGCCGTTCTTCGGCCGGCCGGCCTACACCATGACGCTCGCCGCGCGGCTGGCGCAGCAGACCGGCGCGAGCATCGTGCTGGCCTGGGGCGAGCGGCTGCGCCGCGGCGCGGGCTACGTGATCCACCTGGAGCCATTTGACGAACCCTTGCCGGACCTGGCCGCCGATCAAGGACAATCGGCCGCCACCGCCATCAACCGCGCCATGGAACGATTGATCCTGCGATGCCCCGGGCAGTACCTGTGGGGCTATCACCGCTACAAGCAACCGCGTCGCGAGGCTGCGCCCGCCGGCGCGGCGGAGTCGTCCTGA
- the cyaY gene encoding iron donor protein CyaY: protein MSDSEYHARAHAVLAAVEARVDELLQSDVVDIDTSRTGGLLELTLPNRSKIVINTQPPLHEIWLAARRGGYHYKYVEGRWLDTRSGRDFFEMLSECVSEQAGCPVSFTAPAA, encoded by the coding sequence TTGAGCGACAGCGAATACCACGCCCGGGCGCATGCCGTGCTGGCCGCCGTCGAGGCGCGCGTCGACGAACTGCTGCAGAGCGACGTGGTGGACATCGACACCAGCCGCACCGGCGGCCTGCTCGAACTGACGCTGCCCAACCGCAGCAAGATCGTGATCAACACCCAGCCGCCGCTGCACGAGATCTGGCTGGCCGCGCGCCGTGGCGGCTACCACTACAAGTATGTCGAGGGCCGCTGGCTGGACACCCGCAGCGGGCGCGACTTCTTCGAGATGCTGTCCGAGTGCGTCAGCGAACAGGCCGGGTGCCCGGTGAGCTTCACGGCACCGGCGGCCTGA
- the lptM gene encoding LPS translocon maturation chaperone LptM, with translation MSTTSLCSSSSTRASTAASTACARAWYSLSLNGVGVRVIVARTYNREMFARASILVFGAATLLAVGVSGCGQKGPLYLPGPAATAPAGAASAPAPAASR, from the coding sequence ATGTCCACCACGTCGCTCTGCAGCAGTTCGTCGACGCGCGCCTCGACGGCGGCCAGCACGGCATGCGCCCGGGCGTGGTATTCGCTGTCGCTCAACGGAGTGGGGGTCAGAGTCATCGTTGCCAGAACCTACAATCGTGAAATGTTTGCACGCGCATCGATTCTAGTCTTCGGTGCGGCCACCCTTCTGGCCGTGGGTGTGAGCGGCTGCGGGCAGAAGGGCCCGCTGTACCTGCCCGGGCCCGCCGCCACCGCCCCCGCCGGGGCGGCTTCCGCACCTGCTCCTGCTGCCTCCCGATGA
- a CDS encoding class I SAM-dependent rRNA methyltransferase has translation MKVITLREGKERSLLRRHPWVFQGSIARGKADAGETVRVQAHDGRFLAWAAYSPTSMIRVRAWSFDEAERIDEAFFARRIEQAVAVRRRLPIASDAVRLIHGEADGLPGLIVDRYGDTLSAQFLSAGTERWKQTIADLLLQATGLQRLYERSDSGVRTLEGLPAATGWLRGSGATELTIREHEWQLTLDVAEGHKTGFYLDQRDNRKLFADTVRHFGCRRVLNCYCYTGGFSIAALAGGAEQVVSVDSSAPALARASAHVALNGFDAGRHEALDADVNDTLRRYLKEGRRFDAIVLDPPKFAPTASHAERAARAYKDINRLAFKLLEPGGLLFTFSCSGGIGAELFHKIVAGAGLDAGVDGFIQARLGAAPDHPMTITFPEGEYLKGLVVLKRAG, from the coding sequence ATGAAAGTCATCACACTGCGCGAAGGCAAGGAGCGCTCGCTGCTGCGCCGCCACCCCTGGGTGTTCCAGGGCAGCATCGCCCGCGGCAAGGCCGACGCCGGCGAGACCGTGCGCGTGCAGGCCCACGACGGGCGCTTCCTCGCCTGGGCTGCCTACAGCCCGACCTCCATGATCCGGGTGCGTGCTTGGAGCTTCGACGAGGCCGAGCGCATCGACGAGGCCTTCTTCGCGCGCCGCATCGAGCAGGCCGTCGCGGTGCGCCGGCGCCTGCCGATCGCCAGCGACGCGGTGCGCCTGATCCACGGCGAGGCCGACGGGCTGCCGGGCCTGATCGTCGACCGCTACGGCGACACGCTGAGCGCGCAGTTCCTGTCGGCCGGCACCGAGCGCTGGAAGCAGACCATCGCCGACCTGCTGCTGCAGGCCACCGGGCTGCAGCGCCTGTACGAACGTTCCGACTCGGGCGTACGCACGCTCGAAGGCCTGCCTGCGGCGACCGGCTGGCTGCGCGGCAGCGGCGCGACCGAGCTCACCATCCGCGAGCACGAGTGGCAGCTGACGCTGGACGTGGCCGAAGGCCACAAGACCGGCTTCTACCTGGACCAGCGCGACAACCGCAAGCTGTTCGCCGACACCGTGCGCCACTTCGGCTGCCGGCGCGTGCTCAACTGCTACTGCTACACCGGCGGCTTCAGCATCGCCGCGCTGGCCGGCGGCGCCGAGCAGGTGGTCAGCGTCGACTCGTCGGCACCCGCGCTGGCGCGCGCGAGCGCGCACGTCGCGCTCAACGGCTTCGACGCCGGCCGCCACGAGGCGCTGGACGCCGACGTCAACGACACGCTGCGCCGCTACCTGAAGGAAGGTCGCCGCTTCGACGCCATCGTGCTCGATCCGCCCAAGTTCGCGCCCACCGCCTCGCACGCCGAGCGCGCCGCGCGCGCCTACAAGGACATCAACCGGCTCGCGTTCAAGCTGCTCGAGCCGGGTGGCCTGCTGTTCACTTTCTCGTGCTCGGGCGGCATCGGCGCCGAGCTGTTCCACAAGATCGTGGCCGGCGCCGGGCTGGACGCGGGGGTGGACGGCTTCATCCAGGCGCGGCTGGGCGCCGCACCCGACCATCCGATGACCATCACCTTCCCCGAGGGCGAATACCTCAAGGGGCTGGTGGTGCTCAAGCGCGCCGGCTGA
- a CDS encoding penicillin-binding protein 1A, translated as MTESARQRPKGGAASAAMPAWTRWLLKGLTWAFGLALAGVAAALMVAAIALAVAYPNLPEISGLMDYRPKLPLRVYSADNVLIGEYGEERRKFVPIRNIPKVVQHAVLAIEDARFYQHSGVDYIGVLRAGLRNFGEARSQGASTITMQVARNFYLSTEKTFTRKIYEILLALKIESLLTKDQILELYMNQIYLGQRAYGFAAAAETYFGKELDELTVAEAAMLAGLPKAPSAYNPIVNPRRAATRQRYIISRMLEHGFITKEQHDAALAEKLTYRRNVPPPVHAEYVAETARQLIFEQYGEEAYTRGLNVYTTIETDDQVAAYRALRAGIIDYERRQFYRGPEGYVELPKDATELDTRIAEALADYPDNDEIRAAVAIEVSPKKVVAVLQNGEDVTITGAGLKPAESGLSEKANPKVRIRPGAVIRVVQDAKGKWSITQLPEVEGALVSLDPRTGAVRALVGGFDHAKNKFNHVTQAWRQPGSSFKPFIYSAALEKGFTPATVINDAPLFFDAGTTGSQPWEPKNYDGTFDGPMSMRRALAKSKNMVSIRLLQAIGPDYGQQWVSNFGFDPARHPPYLTMALGAGSTTPLQMATAYAVFANGGLRVTPHLVTRVTDSKGNVLVDRPPKPADESARVIDARNAFVMSSLLQEVTRSGTAARAQALLKRPDLYGKTGTTNDSMDAWFAGFQPTLVGVVWIGYDTPRKLGSRETGGGLALPIWISYMAHALKGVPVQEPSPPPGVVNIGGEWFYEEFSQGAGVASLGLEDQLPVTPTEDERRSILDLFRN; from the coding sequence ATGACCGAATCTGCGCGCCAACGCCCGAAAGGCGGCGCGGCCAGCGCTGCAATGCCTGCCTGGACGCGCTGGCTGCTCAAAGGGTTGACCTGGGCCTTCGGCCTTGCGCTGGCCGGCGTGGCGGCGGCGCTGATGGTGGCTGCCATCGCGCTGGCCGTCGCCTATCCCAACCTGCCCGAGATCAGCGGGTTGATGGACTACCGTCCCAAGCTGCCGCTGCGCGTGTACTCGGCCGACAACGTCCTGATCGGCGAGTACGGCGAGGAGCGGCGCAAGTTCGTGCCCATCCGCAACATCCCGAAGGTGGTGCAGCACGCTGTGCTCGCGATCGAGGACGCGCGCTTCTACCAGCACAGCGGCGTCGACTACATCGGCGTGCTGCGCGCCGGGCTGCGCAACTTCGGCGAGGCGCGCAGCCAGGGCGCCTCGACGATCACGATGCAGGTGGCGCGCAACTTCTACCTGTCCACCGAAAAGACCTTCACGCGCAAGATCTACGAGATCCTGCTCGCGCTCAAGATCGAGAGCCTGCTGACCAAGGACCAGATCCTCGAGCTCTACATGAACCAGATCTACCTGGGTCAGCGCGCGTACGGCTTTGCGGCCGCCGCCGAGACGTACTTCGGCAAGGAGCTGGACGAGCTGACGGTCGCCGAAGCGGCGATGCTGGCCGGCCTGCCCAAGGCCCCGTCGGCCTACAACCCGATCGTCAATCCGCGGCGGGCGGCGACGCGGCAGCGCTACATCATCTCGCGCATGCTGGAGCACGGCTTCATCACGAAGGAACAGCACGACGCGGCGCTGGCCGAGAAGCTGACCTACCGTCGCAACGTGCCGCCGCCGGTGCACGCCGAATACGTGGCCGAGACAGCCCGCCAGCTGATCTTCGAGCAGTACGGCGAAGAGGCCTACACGCGCGGGCTGAACGTCTACACCACCATCGAGACCGACGACCAGGTCGCCGCCTACCGGGCCCTGCGTGCAGGCATCATCGACTACGAGCGGCGCCAGTTCTACCGCGGCCCCGAAGGCTACGTCGAGCTGCCCAAGGACGCCACGGAACTGGACACGCGCATCGCCGAGGCGCTGGCCGACTATCCCGACAACGACGAGATCCGCGCCGCGGTGGCCATCGAGGTCAGCCCCAAGAAGGTGGTCGCGGTGCTGCAGAACGGCGAGGACGTCACGATCACCGGCGCCGGGCTCAAGCCCGCCGAATCGGGCCTGTCGGAAAAGGCCAATCCCAAGGTGCGCATCCGTCCCGGCGCGGTGATCCGCGTGGTGCAGGACGCCAAGGGCAAGTGGTCGATCACGCAACTGCCCGAGGTCGAAGGCGCACTGGTGTCCCTGGACCCGCGCACCGGCGCCGTGCGCGCGCTGGTGGGCGGCTTCGACCATGCCAAGAACAAGTTCAACCACGTCACGCAGGCGTGGCGCCAGCCCGGCTCCAGCTTCAAGCCGTTCATCTACTCGGCCGCGCTCGAGAAGGGCTTCACGCCTGCCACGGTGATCAACGACGCACCGTTGTTCTTCGATGCCGGCACCACCGGCAGCCAGCCCTGGGAGCCGAAGAACTACGACGGCACCTTCGACGGCCCGATGTCGATGCGCCGCGCGCTGGCCAAGTCGAAGAACATGGTCTCGATCCGCCTGCTGCAGGCCATCGGCCCGGACTACGGGCAGCAGTGGGTGAGCAACTTCGGCTTCGACCCGGCACGGCATCCGCCCTACCTGACCATGGCGCTCGGCGCCGGCTCGACCACGCCGCTGCAGATGGCCACGGCCTACGCCGTGTTCGCCAACGGCGGCCTGCGCGTCACGCCGCACCTGGTCACCCGCGTGACCGACAGCAAGGGCAACGTGCTGGTCGACCGTCCGCCCAAGCCGGCGGACGAATCGGCGCGCGTCATCGACGCCCGCAACGCCTTCGTGATGAGCAGCCTGCTGCAGGAAGTGACCCGCTCGGGCACCGCCGCGCGCGCGCAGGCCCTGCTCAAGCGCCCGGACCTGTACGGCAAGACCGGCACCACCAACGACTCGATGGACGCCTGGTTCGCCGGCTTCCAGCCGACCCTGGTCGGCGTCGTCTGGATCGGCTACGACACGCCGCGCAAGCTGGGCTCGCGCGAGACGGGGGGCGGCCTGGCCCTGCCGATCTGGATCAGCTACATGGCGCACGCGCTCAAGGGCGTGCCGGTGCAGGAGCCCTCGCCCCCGCCGGGCGTGGTCAACATCGGCGGCGAGTGGTTCTACGAGGAGTTCAGCCAGGGCGCCGGCGTGGCCAGCCTCGGCCTGGAAGACCAGCTGCCGGTGACGCCGACCGAGGACGAGCGCCGCAGCATCCTGGACCTGTTCAGGAACTGA
- a CDS encoding lipid A biosynthesis acyltransferase produces MGSRLLLALLWLLHWLPLPVLAALGRGLGRVLYPLAKSRRQIALRNLELCFPEKSPAEREALAREHFQWLTRSLLERPMLWYASEARLRRLIHVEGDVGFADRSDKPVMFLVPHFLALDVAGVAEQLYVQRPAASIYQTQSDKVFDAAVRRGRLRFGRATLFSRQESARPLMRCIRQGHAFFNLPDMDFGRQDSAFIPFFGVPASTLLAPSRMARALGMVVQPVVGEILPGGRGYRVRFLEPWEHFPTDDPQADALAMNRWIESEIRRNPAQYLWVHRRFKTRPKGEPSLYRKRAAR; encoded by the coding sequence ATGGGCTCGCGGCTGCTGCTCGCCCTGTTGTGGCTGCTGCACTGGCTGCCGCTGCCGGTGCTGGCCGCGCTCGGCCGCGGCCTGGGCCGTGTGCTGTACCCGCTGGCGAAGTCGCGCCGGCAAATCGCGCTGCGCAACCTCGAGCTGTGCTTCCCCGAGAAGTCGCCCGCCGAGCGCGAGGCGCTGGCGCGCGAGCATTTCCAGTGGCTGACGCGCAGCCTGCTCGAGCGGCCGATGCTGTGGTACGCGAGCGAGGCGCGGCTGCGGCGCCTGATCCACGTCGAAGGCGACGTGGGCTTTGCCGACCGCAGCGACAAGCCGGTGATGTTCCTGGTGCCGCACTTCCTGGCGCTGGACGTGGCAGGGGTCGCCGAGCAGCTGTACGTGCAGCGGCCGGCCGCATCGATCTACCAGACCCAGAGCGACAAGGTGTTCGACGCCGCGGTGCGGCGCGGGCGGCTGCGCTTCGGCCGCGCGACGCTGTTCTCGCGCCAGGAATCGGCGCGGCCGCTGATGCGCTGCATCCGCCAGGGCCATGCCTTCTTCAACCTGCCGGACATGGACTTCGGCCGCCAGGACTCGGCCTTCATCCCGTTCTTCGGCGTGCCGGCCTCGACGCTGCTGGCGCCGTCGCGCATGGCGCGTGCGCTGGGCATGGTGGTGCAGCCGGTGGTCGGCGAGATCCTGCCGGGCGGGCGGGGCTACCGGGTGCGCTTCCTCGAGCCCTGGGAGCATTTCCCGACCGACGACCCGCAGGCCGATGCGCTCGCGATGAACCGCTGGATCGAGTCCGAGATCCGGCGCAACCCGGCGCAGTACCTGTGGGTGCATCGCCGCTTCAAGACGCGCCCGAAGGGCGAGCCGTCGCTGTACCGCAAGCGCGCGGCGCGATAA
- the dapF gene encoding diaminopimelate epimerase codes for MKLRFTKMQGAGNDFVVLDATRAPLDLSPGQYRHLADRRFGIGADQILIVGPSPAPGVDFSYRIVNADGGEVEQCGNGARCFAKFVHERGLTDKRAIRVQTLSGVIEPSLQDDGRVTVDMGEPVFEPGRVPFDAQGLVPRPVGDHVQWPLELDGTTVYVAVASMGNPHAVQRVDDVDTAPVAQQGPMIESHPRFPRRVNAGFMQVVARGHIRLRVHERGAGETLACGTGACAAVACGIRLGWLDARVDVDTRGGRLTIEWAGPGHTVRMTGPAVTVFEGEIEL; via the coding sequence ATGAAGCTGCGCTTTACCAAGATGCAGGGCGCGGGCAACGATTTCGTCGTGCTCGACGCCACGCGCGCACCCCTGGACCTGTCCCCCGGGCAGTACCGGCACCTGGCCGACCGACGCTTCGGCATCGGGGCCGACCAGATCCTGATCGTCGGCCCGTCGCCTGCGCCCGGCGTGGACTTCAGCTACCGCATCGTCAATGCCGACGGCGGCGAGGTCGAGCAGTGCGGCAACGGCGCGCGCTGCTTCGCGAAGTTCGTCCACGAGCGCGGCCTGACCGACAAGCGGGCGATCCGCGTGCAGACGTTGTCCGGCGTGATCGAGCCGAGTCTGCAGGATGACGGCCGCGTCACGGTGGACATGGGCGAGCCTGTGTTCGAGCCCGGGCGGGTGCCGTTCGACGCGCAGGGGCTGGTGCCCCGGCCGGTCGGCGACCATGTGCAGTGGCCGCTCGAGCTGGACGGCACCACGGTCTACGTGGCGGTGGCGTCGATGGGCAACCCGCATGCGGTGCAGCGTGTCGACGACGTGGACACCGCGCCGGTCGCGCAGCAGGGGCCGATGATCGAGTCGCACCCGCGCTTCCCGCGCCGCGTCAACGCCGGCTTCATGCAGGTGGTCGCGCGCGGCCACATCCGCCTGCGCGTCCACGAGCGCGGTGCCGGCGAGACGCTGGCGTGCGGCACGGGCGCCTGCGCGGCGGTGGCCTGCGGCATCCGCCTGGGCTGGCTGGATGCGCGCGTGGACGTCGACACCCGTGGCGGGCGGCTGACCATCGAATGGGCCGGCCCGGGCCACACGGTGCGCATGACCGGCCCGGCCGTCACGGTCTTCGAAGGCGAGATCGAGCTATGA
- the xerC gene encoding tyrosine recombinase XerC translates to MDAPVERYLEHLRVERRMAALTLETYAHDLRLLQALAADGGVALEAVQVHHVRRWSATLHAQGRTGRTLARILSAWRGFYRWLGRQGQVKLNPVEGVRAPKAPRPLPKALSVEQSMQLADLQCDDTDPVLEARDRCIVELLYGCGLRISELVGLDVAASATARGWIDLDAAEAQVLGKGSKRRAVPVGRAAAEALRQWLAVRPRLVKDDPAPLFLGARGTRLTPQQVRQRLKARALAAGVPTHVHPHMLRHSFASHLLQSSGDLRAVQDLLGHASISTTQVYTRLDFQHLAKVYDAAHPRATKRNT, encoded by the coding sequence ATGGACGCGCCGGTCGAGCGCTACCTGGAGCACCTGCGCGTCGAGCGGCGCATGGCGGCGCTGACGCTCGAGACCTATGCCCACGACCTGCGCCTGCTGCAGGCCCTGGCGGCCGACGGCGGCGTCGCGCTGGAGGCGGTGCAGGTGCATCACGTGCGCCGCTGGTCGGCCACGCTGCACGCGCAGGGCCGCACCGGGCGCACGCTGGCACGCATCCTGAGCGCCTGGCGGGGCTTCTACCGCTGGCTGGGCCGGCAGGGGCAGGTCAAGCTCAACCCGGTCGAGGGCGTGCGCGCGCCCAAGGCGCCCCGGCCCCTGCCCAAGGCGCTGTCGGTCGAGCAGTCGATGCAGCTGGCCGACCTGCAGTGCGACGACACCGACCCGGTGCTCGAGGCGCGCGACCGCTGCATCGTCGAGCTGCTGTACGGCTGCGGGCTGCGCATCAGCGAGCTGGTCGGGCTGGACGTCGCGGCGAGCGCGACGGCACGCGGCTGGATCGACCTCGACGCGGCCGAGGCGCAGGTGCTCGGCAAGGGCAGCAAGCGCCGTGCGGTGCCGGTCGGCCGGGCCGCCGCCGAAGCCCTGCGGCAATGGCTCGCGGTGCGCCCGCGGCTCGTGAAGGACGATCCCGCGCCGCTGTTCCTCGGTGCGCGTGGCACGCGCCTGACGCCGCAGCAGGTCCGCCAGCGCCTGAAGGCGCGTGCGCTCGCGGCCGGCGTGCCGACCCACGTGCATCCGCACATGCTGCGGCATTCGTTTGCCTCGCACCTGCTGCAGTCCAGCGGCGACCTGCGCGCGGTGCAGGACCTGCTCGGCCATGCCAGCATCTCGACCACCCAGGTCTACACGCGGCTGGATTTCCAGCACCTGGCCAAGGTCTACGATGCCGCCCACCCCCGCGCGACCAAGCGCAACACCTGA
- the lysA gene encoding diaminopimelate decarboxylase: protein MTLPGSPFVAYRDGQLHVDGCALDALADQYGTPLYVYSQAAMLAALAPYERALAGRKHLVCYAMKANSSLAVLQTFARAGCGFDIVSAGELERVLAAGGRADRVVFSGVGKTRAEMRRALEAGVRCFNVESEAELEVLSEVAASLGRRAPVSLRVNPDVDAKTHPYISTGLRDNKFGIAHDRAVAAYRRAAALPGLQVTGIDCHIGSQITEVAPYLDALDRVLDLVEAVEAAGIPIHHVDLGGGLGITYTDETPPAADELIARLLERIDARGHGHRELLFEPGRSLVGNAGVLVTEVLYLKPGEEKNFCIVDAAMNDLMRPAMYEAWMATAACRLRDEPPQRYDVVGPVCESGDWLARDRLLAVRQGDRIAVLSAGAYGMSMASNYNTRGRAAEVMVIDGQAHLIRERETPQELFRGERLLG, encoded by the coding sequence ATGACCCTGCCCGGCTCCCCCTTCGTCGCGTACCGCGACGGCCAGCTGCACGTGGACGGCTGCGCGCTCGACGCGCTGGCCGACCAGTACGGCACCCCGCTCTACGTCTACTCGCAGGCCGCGATGCTGGCCGCGCTCGCGCCCTACGAGCGGGCGCTGGCCGGCCGCAAGCACCTGGTCTGCTACGCGATGAAGGCCAACTCCAGCCTGGCCGTGCTGCAGACCTTCGCGCGCGCGGGCTGCGGCTTCGACATCGTCTCGGCCGGCGAGCTGGAACGCGTGCTGGCCGCAGGCGGCCGTGCCGACCGGGTGGTGTTCTCGGGCGTGGGCAAGACCCGCGCCGAGATGCGCCGCGCGCTGGAAGCCGGCGTGCGCTGCTTCAACGTCGAAAGCGAGGCCGAACTGGAGGTGCTGTCGGAAGTCGCCGCCTCGCTGGGGCGCCGGGCGCCGGTGAGCCTGCGCGTCAACCCGGACGTCGACGCGAAGACCCATCCGTACATCTCCACCGGCCTGCGCGACAACAAGTTCGGCATCGCCCATGACCGCGCCGTCGCGGCCTACCGGCGCGCCGCGGCGCTGCCGGGGCTGCAGGTCACCGGCATCGACTGCCACATCGGCTCGCAGATCACCGAGGTCGCACCCTACCTCGACGCGCTGGACCGCGTGCTGGACCTGGTCGAGGCGGTGGAGGCCGCGGGCATCCCGATCCACCACGTCGACCTCGGCGGAGGCCTGGGCATCACCTACACCGACGAGACCCCGCCGGCGGCCGACGAGCTGATCGCGCGCCTGCTCGAGCGCATCGACGCGCGCGGGCACGGGCATCGCGAGCTGCTGTTCGAGCCGGGCCGCTCGCTGGTCGGCAATGCCGGCGTGCTGGTCACCGAGGTGCTCTACCTCAAGCCCGGCGAGGAGAAGAACTTCTGCATCGTCGATGCGGCGATGAACGACCTGATGCGCCCGGCGATGTACGAGGCCTGGATGGCCACTGCCGCCTGCCGCCTGCGCGACGAGCCGCCGCAGCGCTACGACGTGGTCGGCCCGGTGTGCGAATCGGGCGACTGGCTGGCGCGCGACCGCCTGCTGGCGGTGCGCCAGGGCGACCGGATCGCGGTGCTGTCGGCCGGCGCCTACGGCATGAGCATGGCGAGCAACTACAACACGCGCGGCCGCGCGGCCGAGGTGATGGTGATCGACGGCCAGGCGCACCTCATCCGCGAGCGCGAGACGCCGCAAGAGCTGTTCCGCGGGGAGCGGCTCCTGGGCTGA